Genomic window (Polypterus senegalus isolate Bchr_013 unplaced genomic scaffold, ASM1683550v1 scaffold_1795, whole genome shotgun sequence):
CAGCAGCTATGGGAAGGTGTAACTGAAGAGCTAATGTCAGATGAAGAAGACAGTCCAGTGGAGCCCGGTGTTTGGGTGGCAAGAGTACCCTCTTTTCGATCAGCACAACTCTCAGAACTGATCTGTCGTATTAACGCTAACTCTAAGCATGGTCTCAAGCCCAACCGTGTCTATGGTCCTCCTTCTGATCGACTGCCATCAAAAGATGTGTTGAGGCTCCCTCCAGAGCTTTACTGTGCAGGGTTTGATGATGACTTTGATGACAGTGCGTTGGGTGAGGCCATGATCATTGGAGAAAATGGAGAGTACTGCTCTGAGATACTAAGCCCAGCATCTGGTAATGTGGAGGTAAAACTAGAAAGAGACGAATGATTGGGCGCATGAATTACAGTTTGGATTAAGCACCTTGGATTAAAGAATTGATTATAGTGTTAATTATATGTATTAGTAATGCAGAAATTGTATATTTGTGTATTATataacacttttaaaataaacacagttacttttattatatatgtttgtcttttgagttatttaattGTTAGGCAAAAACTgacattatataaaattaaacttgAATGGTTAGTAACTTTAGTATTGTTAAAATCAGGTTTTCCAGAGAAAATGGGACTACAAAGAGGCCATTTTGCTTGTGATTGGTTTTAAATTCTCCTCATGATAATCCTACAACTGTTTGTGTGCCGCATACCAACTCACTTAGTCCTTAGTCATTCTTATTTGTTCTTTAATCAGCTGCTGTCACTTTACATCTCATTATGTTTTATTCTTCTTTGTCTCTAGTCCATTCATTATACCTCACCATTGGTTATGCATATTTTTCTGTAGTTTCTCCCTCTGTTTTTTTCACTCACACTCATAATTTATGTTATATAATGTTAAATTAAACTGAACAGCTACTGTCAACATAAAGCATTGAAATTACTGCTCTTAAATGCCCTAAGAAACAATGCTCTCCTGCTTCACCGTTTTATCATGTCTGCTCTAATTCTGACTGGTAGCACCTATGCGAACAGGCTGTTGTATCTGTCCTCTGGCCGTGCCTACGCTGTCACGGCAGTGAGTCATTTCTCTGGTGCTACCCATCCTGTTTCTACATTAAGTTTCCTAGCAGTGCCCAAGGTGATGAAAGTGGCAAGTCTATCGTTTGGCTAATTAAAATGCCCATGTGGATATTGACCTTGAAGGTTTTGCTATTGTCAATAAATATGCTGTATGGTGTCTTTGTAATcttgcaatttttatttatttcagatcaCCTTGTATGGTTAGAATTTTAACACATCTGCAGCTTGCCCTCTTTCTGGCTCAGGGCTTTGACTCTGTCTCAGTACTGTAAGTAAACAGGCTGGTGTTTCAttcttttcaaatgtaatttgtAGTGTATTACCTTTCAGAAGACCTGCTGTTGAATACTATATGACATTTTATTCTTATGGCATTAaacttttaagtatttatttagaaTATCAAAATTACAAACCCTGTTTGTCTGTATGTGGTACAGGAACTCACTCAGGGTCACATATTGAATCAATGTTTAGGACTGAACCCCTGGCAGTGTGTTTTACACTTcaacaaataacacattttatgtgTGGCAGCACTGAGGGACAGTAATTAATACTATTGGCTCACACTTCTAGGGTGGAATTGCAGGTACAGAATGCTGCAAGTTTTCTCTGTGTCATGGGTGGGGGATTTCACTTActtctctggtttcctctcataaTCCTAAAAAACTTCTGGGTTAATTGACATCACTTATATGGCTCTTTAtttatgtgtgttgtgtgtcCAGTTATGTAAAGTAATCCTGTCCAGACATCGGCTTGTTGGATGTTCCGGCTTGCTAAAAAAGCATGTTCAAGAAATTTATGGATATTTTATGTAAAGCTGTAATAACCAAGTGGCATcgtggtggtacagtggttagtggTGCTGTCTCACAGTTACAGGGACCTGTGTTTAACTGCCCACTCAATGTTCGCTTGGAGTTTCCATATTTTTATTCCTAGGCTTTCTCTGGGCACTAACATGTACATCTTAAGTTAAATGGCATGTCTGAGTTGCTGTGTACTCAGTAGTAGACATATTTCCCATATAGAGATGTTATTTCCTTGCACCCAATTCTCTCATAATGGTGCCTGTTCCCAGACTCTTTGTGATGgaaaaagtgggttcagaaaatggatggtgaATGGATGTCATTTGTTTCAGGTCACACAACCATTTAGAATCAATGCAGTGTAGTCAGTTAAATCGACAGGCTCTAAAATACTGAGAATGCACCACTTCTGAAGATATGGCCCAGCTTCCCTTGCAGATATCCTATCAACCCTTTTCGTACAAACTCTGCTTGATTAGACTTACTGAAATGGCTAGATAATCagtaatgtaaattattttgtaaatgaatgCACAGACATATTATTACTACCTTTTTCTGTTCAGGAGATTCTTAGCATAACCCAGTTCAGTTTTTCCCTTTCTCTCTGTGTGCCTTTAAACCTCAATGCAGGCCATTAATCTAAGAGCTTGTCTGGCTGGCATAAAGCGGCCCCCCGAAGCTATCCAATATTACTCTGCAAAATTAATTTCCATCAGGAGTTAATAGTCATGATGAATTATATGGAAAGATGAAATATATTTATCAGTTTgttctcaatattttttttaccagttgTACTTCAACACCGGCTGCATGATGGCAGTACACGGACTAACTAAATGTTATACACCAGGTTCATTTTTTCAAGTTCCAACTCAGCACTCAAAGGTGTAACGTTAGTTTAATGAAGCAATTTTATATACCATCCTGTGGATATTTATGGTGCTGTCCTTTAAAATACATCAAGTGCCATCTCCCTAGAGCCCTCTCTGTTGACCACATTACTCCTTTATCGCTGAGCCTCAATATCTTTTTAAATGGCCAGGCACTGTTAGTGACCCTGACTTACTTCATTCTCATAATAGGGCGTAGCTCTGCTTCTATAATATATGCATCATGTACTCATATTTGGCACTTTTGGAGAATTCCTCTACCCATCCTTATAACCTCTGTGATATaaggccggccagtcatcccagccaatactcccaggccgccaggtggagccctccctgcaggatggaggtgccccgaatgccagcagggaataatggacattggagttttccttcacagccctgctgaataccctgggggccaccagaggacgctgcagggaggctcaaggattgtTTTcaatacaacccggaagtgcatcacagtcacggggacagaagaagcaatgtacttccgggttgaagaaaaggagtttttatccgacccagaagtgttactagtcacatggacagagagagagaaacacttccggatcaaggactttaaaaaggactgtgggagatcccatgGTTGAGCTGAGTCAGGTGGCAGGATGACAGtgcatctgggagaggaggattattgtttattgtattgattattgtgattgtatgagtattgtggagtgtagggtgctttgtgcacttattaattataataaagtcaacttttggacttttatctggtgtctggggtctggtccgagggttcaaggggatgacagcgccccctatctgtcacacctctTTCTGGTTGGAAAGGCTAGACTTCACCGATAACTGCTGGGTCTATGTGGGGGAACATTTCTTGCTTCTATCCAGGCTGcaagtctttttcttttgctGGTGCATCAGTTGAACTTCCAGGGTACCCAGAACACATCCCAGGCGTAGTGCCCCCTGTTGGCTGCCTGTTTATCCAGATGCATACTTGGAGAAACTCTCTAATGTGGGATCTTCTTTTGCTGGATGGAATTTTCCATGTTCGTCTCATATCTTGCCTTTTGTTCATGCTCTTTTTGTTCCTGGTACCTCCTTGCCAGCCTGGCAAATCTTCTCACTACATTTGTGGGGCACTTTTTTTCGCTAGTTGATCAGTAGCTTTCATTGCATCAGATACCTGTACATACAACTTAGCTCTAGTCTGCCAACTGACATATATCGATGTGTGGTAAAATCCTCAACACCTTTAGTCCAGAAAGTTGGGACAGCCAAATGACCACCTCCATCTTGACTATCCTGCCTGAAACTGTAATGAAGTGCATAATTGCTGCGTGACCCAGTGGCAAAGATGTCGGTATGAAAACGTCATGTCTGCTAGTTCAAGCCCTGCTGTTGACTGAATCATTCAGTGTGATTTACAAGTTGTTTTGATCGAAAATGGCAGTTAAATTACAGGGAGTCAAAGCAACAGGTCAAATACAACAAATAGTGCTGGTCAGTCCATCAAAAAGGAACACTTATGCTGGACCATTTTAGAGTCACCAGGTAACCTCTGAGGTATGGGTGGAGCATGCACAGGCTGTGACTGTGTCTGGATTTCAATTTTAATCCTTTGAACTGTAAAATAATGTAGTATAAGATTTGCATACCCACTTCATCCAAATCAAGGTCCTAAGGAATTGACGTCTATCATGGCACCAGTGCttacaaggcaagaaacagctCTGAGCAAGGTTTCTGTCCatcacattcacactcacacagggccagcTTTGAACCACCTGTTCACATGACACAAACACATCtttggggatatgggaggaaatccAATGCATAGATTAGGTGAGCAGAGAGTGAATGTAGCATTCAAATCTAAGATGCAAGatctgtgaggtggcagcactacccTCTATGCCACCATAGCTGTGATACATCAACagctaaaaaaaaagttaagtaatATTCTTCACAGAATGATTTTTTGAAACATGTTTTGGCTCTTTaatctttatacattttaaatttcctCTGTCAATCATCACTGTAACTTATTGTTTTAGTAAAATAAAAGGGCTGTTAAGGGTGTTTTGTGAATAAACTCTTTTTTCCCCTAAAAATGGAAAGCATTGATTCAATGCAAAGAAAGTCTCTACAATGAGACCTACTGTATTATTAATAGATAATGGCTTCCCTcaataatttaacttattattaaaatttttacagTATAACAACCCTCAATTTTGCCTTCTTAAGCATTTTTTCCAATTCAATTATTTatctaaaaaaatattgctttttctaATATGTGACATTGTCTTTATGTCATATGCTAAAAGTCCGTTTCCAGCTGAGGGTCtggaccaattggccctgcagtgttctctggTGTCTGTATGCACATACAcagattaataattataataataataataattcattacatttatataatgcttttcttgctactcaaaagTGCTTACATAGATACCACcatcaatgtgtagcacccacttagatgatgtgactgctgccattattgcaccagtataGTCACCACACATCAGCTGTTAGATGGTGacggggtgagagagatagccaattagagacaaggtATGATTAGGAGGGCATGATGGGCATTTAGCTAGGACATcggggtacaccctactcttttcaaaagatgcccagagatcttttttGACCACTGAGAGTGAGGACCTTGGTTTTACTTCTCATACGAAGGACAGCATCATACATAGAGCACAGTGTCCCCCTTACTGCACTGAGGTATTGGGATCCAGTCTCAGACCACAGGGAATATGAcccctgctgacctcaccaacacctctttcagtagTAACCCCAGCTTTTCCTAGATAGTAT
Coding sequences:
- the LOC120521444 gene encoding uncharacterized protein C14orf93-like, with the translated sequence MFPGACVAYFLTKRREYRNALNPYQSLKEREEKKLRSRRYRLFAYRSSIIAQFPLADQQLWEGVTEELMSDEEDSPVEPGVWVARVPSFRSAQLSELICRINANSKHGLKPNRVYGPPSDRLPSKDVLRLPPELYCAGFDDDFDDSALGEAMIIGENGEYCSEILSPASGNVEVKLERDE